In Rhizobium oryzihabitans, one DNA window encodes the following:
- the hutH gene encoding histidine ammonia-lyase, giving the protein MTITLHPGNVTLAELAAIYWDNGTAKLDRSFDAGIEKAAARIAEIAAGNSPVYGINTGFGKLASIKIDAADVATLQRNLILSHCCGVGAALPENVVRLIMALKLISLGRGASGVRLELVRLIEDMLEKGVIPSIPEKGSVGASGDLAPLAHMAAVMMGEGEAFYEGALLPAGEALARAGLTPVVLAAKEGLALINGTQTSTALALAGLFRAHRAAQAALITGALSTDAAMGSSAPFHPDIHTLRGHKGQIDAGAALRNLLEGSEIRVSHIEGDERVQDPYCIRCQPQVDGACLDLLRQVARTLEIEANAVTDNPLVLSDNSVVSGGNFHAEPVAFAADQTALAICEIGAIAQRRVALLVDPALSYGLPAFLSKKPGLNSGLMIAEVTSAALMSENKQMAHPASVDSTPTSANQEDHVSMACHGARRLLAMTENLFAILGIEALSAVQGVELRGPLKTSPELQKAIAVLRQVIPSLEDDRYMAPDLKAASDLIASGALVSAISEGILPKLEV; this is encoded by the coding sequence ATGACTATCACGCTTCACCCCGGCAACGTGACTCTTGCCGAACTTGCCGCGATCTACTGGGATAACGGCACGGCCAAACTCGACCGTTCGTTTGATGCCGGCATAGAAAAAGCGGCGGCCCGCATCGCCGAGATCGCCGCCGGCAATTCGCCGGTCTATGGTATCAATACCGGTTTTGGCAAACTCGCTTCCATCAAGATCGACGCGGCCGATGTGGCGACGCTGCAGCGTAACCTCATCCTGTCGCATTGCTGCGGTGTCGGTGCGGCCCTGCCGGAAAATGTCGTTCGCCTGATCATGGCGCTGAAGCTGATTTCGCTCGGTCGCGGCGCATCCGGCGTGCGGCTGGAACTGGTGCGGCTGATCGAGGATATGCTGGAAAAGGGCGTCATTCCTTCCATCCCGGAAAAAGGTTCGGTTGGCGCCTCCGGCGATCTCGCGCCGCTTGCCCATATGGCCGCTGTGATGATGGGCGAAGGCGAGGCATTTTATGAAGGCGCGCTTCTGCCCGCCGGCGAGGCGCTCGCAAGAGCCGGGCTGACCCCGGTCGTTCTCGCCGCCAAGGAAGGCCTGGCGCTGATCAACGGCACGCAGACCTCGACGGCGCTGGCGCTCGCCGGTCTTTTCCGCGCTCACCGCGCGGCACAGGCGGCGCTGATTACCGGCGCGCTTTCCACCGATGCCGCCATGGGTTCTTCCGCCCCCTTCCATCCCGATATTCACACATTGCGCGGCCATAAGGGCCAGATCGATGCGGGCGCTGCACTACGTAACCTGCTGGAAGGATCCGAAATCCGCGTCAGCCATATCGAAGGTGACGAGCGCGTTCAGGATCCCTATTGCATCCGCTGCCAGCCGCAGGTGGACGGCGCCTGCCTCGACCTTCTGAGACAGGTGGCCCGCACGCTTGAAATCGAAGCCAATGCGGTGACGGACAATCCGCTGGTGCTTTCCGACAACTCCGTCGTGTCAGGCGGCAATTTCCACGCCGAGCCGGTGGCCTTTGCTGCCGACCAGACGGCGCTCGCCATCTGCGAAATCGGTGCGATCGCGCAGCGCCGCGTGGCGCTTCTGGTCGATCCGGCCCTCTCCTATGGCCTGCCCGCCTTCCTTTCGAAGAAACCGGGACTGAATTCCGGCCTGATGATCGCCGAAGTCACGTCCGCCGCGCTGATGAGCGAGAACAAGCAGATGGCGCACCCGGCTTCCGTCGATTCGACGCCAACCTCGGCCAATCAGGAAGACCACGTCTCGATGGCCTGCCATGGCGCGCGACGCCTGCTGGCCATGACGGAAAATCTCTTCGCCATCCTCGGCATCGAGGCGCTTTCGGCGGTTCAGGGCGTGGAATTGCGTGGGCCGCTGAAAACCAGCCCTGAGCTACAAAAGGCAATCGCCGTGCTGCGGCAAGTGATCCCCTCGTTGGAGGATGACCGTTATATGGCGCCGGATCTGAAGGCGGCATCCGACCTCATCGCCTCCGGCGCTCTGGTTTCGGCCATTTCGGAAGGCATCCTGCCGAAGCTGGAGGTGTGA
- a CDS encoding M81 family metallopeptidase — MRIFTASLATETNTFSPVPTDMDAFRAAFYAGPGEHPETPTLCSSPVPILRRRGKMEGFTVIEGTSCWAEPAGLIQRQTYETLRDTILAELTAALPVDAVILGLHGAMVAQGYDDPEGDFLSRIRALVGPDVLIAAEFDPHSHLTALRVANLDIMATFLEFPHTDFEERGEHVVEMALRTLRGEIRPVISTFDCRMITIYPTSREPMRSYVDRLKALEGKDGILSISVIHGFMAGDVPDMGTRIVVVTDNDRAKGDALAEKLGHELYAMRKLTAMPMLDTEAGLDMALTIRGHNPDMPVVVSDIWDNPGGGVAGDATHILRRMVERGMDNIGVATIWDPIAVSFCHAAGEGAEIDLRIGGKSSPEGGEPLDFRIKVMRTAEAGWQSFRNSRVTLGRAAVVRPVGTEIDIILITSRTQTYEPDIFSNLGIDFARKDVLLVKSTNHFHAGFAPIASEIVYIAAPTSYPTDPAKTAYRKASLQLWPRLADPLGLD; from the coding sequence ATGCGCATATTCACGGCATCGCTCGCCACCGAAACCAATACGTTTTCACCCGTTCCAACGGATATGGACGCTTTCCGCGCGGCCTTTTACGCCGGCCCGGGCGAGCATCCGGAAACGCCGACGCTTTGCTCGTCGCCGGTGCCAATCCTGCGCCGTCGTGGCAAGATGGAGGGGTTCACGGTCATCGAGGGTACATCATGTTGGGCGGAGCCGGCGGGGCTCATCCAGCGCCAGACCTATGAAACGCTGCGCGATACGATTCTTGCCGAGCTCACGGCGGCCTTGCCGGTCGATGCGGTGATTCTAGGCCTGCATGGCGCCATGGTGGCACAGGGTTATGACGATCCCGAAGGCGATTTCCTGTCGCGGATACGCGCGCTGGTCGGCCCGGATGTGTTGATCGCGGCCGAATTTGATCCCCATAGCCATCTGACAGCACTAAGGGTCGCCAATCTCGACATCATGGCAACGTTCCTGGAATTCCCGCATACGGATTTCGAGGAACGCGGCGAGCATGTGGTGGAAATGGCGCTGCGCACCCTGCGTGGAGAAATCAGGCCGGTTATCTCCACTTTCGACTGCCGCATGATCACCATCTATCCCACCAGCCGCGAGCCGATGCGTTCCTATGTCGACCGTTTGAAGGCATTGGAGGGCAAGGATGGCATCCTGTCGATTTCCGTCATTCACGGTTTCATGGCTGGCGATGTGCCGGATATGGGCACACGCATTGTTGTCGTCACAGATAATGACAGGGCAAAGGGCGACGCGCTGGCCGAAAAGCTTGGCCATGAGCTTTATGCCATGCGCAAGCTGACAGCGATGCCGATGCTCGACACGGAGGCTGGCCTGGACATGGCGCTCACCATCCGCGGCCATAATCCGGATATGCCGGTCGTGGTGTCGGATATATGGGACAATCCAGGCGGCGGTGTTGCGGGTGACGCCACCCATATTCTGCGGCGCATGGTGGAGCGCGGCATGGATAATATCGGTGTTGCGACGATCTGGGATCCGATTGCCGTGTCCTTCTGTCATGCGGCAGGTGAGGGGGCCGAGATCGATCTGCGCATCGGCGGTAAATCCAGTCCTGAAGGCGGTGAACCGCTGGATTTCCGGATCAAGGTGATGCGCACCGCAGAGGCTGGCTGGCAGAGTTTCCGCAACAGCCGCGTTACGCTCGGCCGCGCCGCCGTTGTAAGACCGGTTGGAACGGAGATCGATATCATTCTCATTACCAGCAGAACGCAGACTTATGAGCCGGATATCTTTTCCAATCTCGGCATCGATTTTGCCAGAAAAGACGTGCTGCTTGTAAAGTCCACAAACCACTTTCATGCCGGGTTTGCGCCGATCGCCTCGGAGATCGTCTATATCGCCGCGCCGACATCCTATCCGACCGACCCGGCAAAAACCGCCTATCGCAAGGCAAGCCTGCAACTTTGGCCAAGGCTGGCCGATCCGCTCGGGCTGGATTGA
- a CDS encoding HutD/Ves family protein produces the protein MKILRASEYKTMPWKNGGGVTVEIAIHPPGASVDAFEWRISMATVAQDGPFSSFPGIDRTLAIIEGNGMALSIAGDEPVALTTKSTPLPFAADVPVDASLMDGSIVDLNIMTRRSSFSHSVERLSGSYSAEAGTGTRMILSLRPLTVSFDNDSARLEKLDSIFIPESLPFTVKPDHDDGVFFLITLRRI, from the coding sequence ATGAAAATACTGCGCGCTTCTGAATACAAGACCATGCCTTGGAAAAACGGCGGCGGCGTTACGGTGGAAATCGCCATCCATCCGCCGGGTGCCTCCGTGGATGCATTCGAATGGCGCATCAGCATGGCGACCGTCGCTCAGGACGGACCGTTTTCCAGCTTCCCAGGCATAGACCGCACACTTGCCATTATCGAGGGAAACGGCATGGCGCTCTCTATTGCAGGAGATGAGCCGGTGGCGCTGACGACAAAGAGCACCCCCCTGCCCTTTGCCGCCGATGTTCCCGTGGATGCGTCCCTGATGGATGGTTCGATCGTTGATCTGAACATCATGACCCGCCGCTCATCCTTCAGCCACAGCGTGGAAAGGCTCTCCGGCAGCTATTCGGCGGAAGCGGGAACGGGCACGAGGATGATCCTGTCGCTCCGTCCTTTAACGGTTTCCTTCGATAACGATAGTGCCCGGCTGGAGAAGCTGGATAGCATTTTCATCCCGGAAAGCCTGCCTTTCACGGTCAAGCCCGACCATGATGACGGCGTGTTCTTTCTGATCACGCTGCGGCGGATATAA
- the hutU gene encoding urocanate hydratase gives MNNPRHNIRDVRAPQGTELNAKSWMTEAPLRMLMNNLDPDVAENPHELVVYGGIGRAARTWEDFDRIVATLKDLNEDETLVVQSGKPVGVFRTHKDAPRVLIANSNLVPHWATWDHFNELDKKGLAMYGQMTAGSWIYIGTQGIVQGTYETFVEAGRQHYGGNLKGKWILTGGLGGMGGAQPLAAVMAGACCLAVESDETRIDFRLRTRYVDEKAKTLDEALALIDKWTKAGEAKSVGLLGNAAEIFPELVKRMKNGGPRPDIVTDQTSAHDPLNGYLPVGWSVAEHKAKRESDPKAVEAAARASMKQHVEAMVAFWDAGVPTLDYGNNIRQVAKDEGLENAFAFPGFVPAYIRPLFCRGVGPFRWAALSGDPEDIYKTDAKVKELLPDNKHLHNWLNMARERIAFQGLPARICWVGLGDRHRLGLAFNEMVKNGELKAPVVIGRDHLDSGSVASPNRETEAMKDGSDAVSDWPLLNALLNTASGATWVSLHHGGGVGMGFSQHSGMVICADGSDDAARRLERVLWNDPATGVMRHADAGYDIAVECAKEQGLRLPGILGN, from the coding sequence ATGAACAATCCGCGCCACAATATCCGCGATGTCCGCGCACCGCAGGGCACTGAACTCAATGCCAAGAGCTGGATGACGGAAGCGCCGCTGCGCATGCTGATGAACAATCTCGATCCTGACGTGGCCGAGAACCCGCATGAGCTGGTCGTCTACGGCGGTATCGGCCGTGCCGCCCGCACCTGGGAGGATTTTGACCGCATCGTCGCGACGCTGAAGGATTTGAACGAGGATGAAACGCTCGTCGTACAATCGGGCAAGCCGGTCGGTGTTTTTCGCACCCACAAGGATGCGCCGCGCGTCCTGATCGCCAATTCCAATCTCGTGCCGCACTGGGCGACCTGGGATCACTTCAACGAGCTGGATAAGAAGGGTCTCGCCATGTACGGCCAGATGACGGCCGGCTCGTGGATTTACATCGGCACGCAGGGCATCGTTCAGGGCACCTATGAGACCTTCGTCGAGGCTGGCCGTCAGCACTATGGCGGCAATCTGAAAGGCAAATGGATATTGACCGGCGGTCTCGGCGGCATGGGCGGCGCACAGCCGCTGGCGGCCGTGATGGCCGGCGCCTGCTGCCTTGCCGTCGAGAGCGACGAAACCCGTATCGATTTCCGCCTGCGCACCCGTTATGTCGACGAGAAGGCAAAGACGCTGGATGAAGCTTTGGCACTCATCGACAAGTGGACCAAGGCCGGGGAAGCCAAATCCGTCGGACTGCTCGGCAACGCGGCCGAAATCTTCCCGGAACTTGTCAAGCGTATGAAGAATGGCGGCCCGCGCCCCGATATCGTCACCGACCAGACATCGGCCCACGACCCGCTCAACGGTTATCTGCCGGTTGGCTGGAGCGTTGCCGAACACAAGGCCAAGCGTGAGAGCGATCCCAAAGCTGTCGAAGCCGCCGCTCGTGCCTCGATGAAGCAGCATGTCGAAGCGATGGTCGCCTTCTGGGATGCCGGCGTGCCGACATTGGACTACGGCAACAATATTCGTCAGGTCGCCAAGGATGAAGGACTGGAAAATGCCTTCGCCTTCCCAGGCTTCGTCCCGGCCTACATTCGTCCGCTTTTCTGCCGTGGCGTCGGCCCGTTCCGCTGGGCGGCCCTTTCCGGCGATCCGGAAGATATCTACAAGACCGATGCCAAAGTGAAGGAACTGCTGCCCGACAACAAGCATCTGCACAATTGGCTGAACATGGCGCGCGAGCGCATCGCCTTCCAGGGCCTGCCGGCACGCATCTGCTGGGTCGGGCTTGGAGACCGCCATCGCCTTGGGCTTGCCTTCAATGAAATGGTGAAGAACGGCGAGCTGAAGGCGCCTGTTGTCATCGGCCGCGACCATCTCGATAGCGGCTCCGTCGCGTCGCCGAACCGCGAGACAGAGGCCATGAAGGACGGCTCGGACGCCGTTTCCGACTGGCCGCTCCTGAACGCACTGCTCAACACGGCGTCGGGTGCGACCTGGGTTTCCCTGCACCACGGCGGCGGCGTCGGCATGGGCTTCTCCCAGCATTCCGGCATGGTCATCTGCGCTGATGGTTCCGACGATGCCGCCCGGCGGCTTGAGCGGGTTCTGTGGAATGACCCGGCAACCGGCGTCATGCGCCATGCCGATGCCGGTTACGATATTGCCGTGGAATGCGCGAAGGAACAGGGCCTGCGCCTGCCCGGCATCCTCGGCAACTAA
- the hutG gene encoding N-formylglutamate deformylase, protein MRVFDIREGSSPVILGLPHTGTEVPAEIWQRLNDNGRILADTDWHIHDLYADLIPDATTVRANFHRYVIDANRDPEGVSLYPGQNTTGLVPDTDFDGKPIWNEGQEPGQDDIAARLETFHAPYHAALAAEIERVKAIHGIAILYDCHSIRSHIPFLFEGKLPDFNIGTDMGRTCDPAIEKIAVEVTSAAEGYDCILNGRFKGGWTTRHYGKPETGVHAIQMELAQSTHLASETPPFAYDAERAERLRVHLKTILTRLENFALATKR, encoded by the coding sequence GTGCGCGTCTTCGACATCAGAGAGGGTTCATCGCCGGTCATTCTCGGCCTGCCCCACACCGGCACCGAGGTTCCGGCGGAGATTTGGCAACGTCTGAACGACAATGGCAGGATACTCGCCGATACCGACTGGCATATTCACGATCTCTATGCAGATCTGATCCCCGATGCGACGACGGTTCGCGCCAATTTCCATCGTTATGTGATCGACGCCAACCGCGATCCGGAAGGCGTCAGCCTCTATCCGGGGCAAAACACCACAGGCCTCGTTCCGGACACCGATTTCGACGGCAAGCCGATCTGGAATGAGGGGCAGGAACCCGGTCAAGATGACATCGCTGCCCGGCTGGAAACCTTTCACGCGCCCTATCACGCGGCGCTTGCGGCGGAAATCGAGCGGGTGAAGGCCATCCACGGCATCGCCATCCTCTATGATTGCCACTCGATCCGCTCGCATATTCCTTTCCTGTTTGAAGGCAAGCTGCCGGATTTCAACATCGGCACCGATATGGGCAGGACCTGCGACCCGGCGATCGAAAAAATAGCCGTGGAAGTGACCTCTGCCGCAGAAGGTTACGACTGCATTCTGAACGGGCGTTTCAAAGGCGGCTGGACAACGCGCCATTATGGAAAGCCGGAAACCGGCGTGCACGCCATTCAGATGGAGCTTGCACAATCCACCCACCTTGCAAGCGAGACGCCGCCCTTTGCCTATGACGCGGAAAGGGCTGAACGCCTGCGCGTCCATCTCAAAACCATTCTGACGCGCCTCGAAAATTTCGCGCTTGCGACAAAACGATAA
- a CDS encoding alpha/beta fold hydrolase has protein sequence MAHRFLPLAFTLVFGALFPLSATQATTSEKEHIVPVRIDVGGYKLNSVLFEPGKSADLPPILFIHGASASLYDPMYSFLTKLRGRAQLLFVDRPGHGNSDIGGKGNILPDGQADAIALLMKKRGIPRAIVVGHSFGGAIAAALAVRHPDMVTGLVFLSPAVYPWEGGIAWYYTAANAPFTGPLFSTFIAPPAGLLALDQATRGVFAPNSRPADYVEATHAVAALRPKAFRHNAQEVAALNEWARGASSDYRRIKAPTVIITGDTDTIVSPEVHSRHLARDIRGSTLIVVHNLGHKSDYVASDLAIAAIEKVAGRPSDLKTAQRAVERRIENDRGS, from the coding sequence ATGGCGCACAGGTTCCTCCCGCTTGCCTTTACCCTTGTTTTCGGAGCGCTTTTCCCGCTTTCCGCCACACAGGCCACGACTTCCGAAAAAGAACATATCGTTCCCGTGCGAATAGATGTGGGCGGCTACAAGCTGAACAGCGTCTTGTTCGAGCCGGGAAAAAGCGCCGATCTTCCGCCGATCCTCTTCATTCACGGGGCGAGCGCCAGCCTTTACGATCCGATGTACTCCTTTCTCACAAAGCTCCGCGGCCGGGCGCAATTGCTGTTTGTCGACAGGCCGGGGCACGGCAACTCGGATATCGGCGGCAAAGGCAATATTCTCCCGGATGGGCAGGCCGACGCCATCGCACTTCTTATGAAGAAACGAGGGATCCCAAGAGCCATTGTCGTCGGGCATTCCTTTGGCGGCGCCATTGCGGCGGCGCTTGCCGTCCGTCATCCAGATATGGTCACCGGCCTCGTATTTCTCTCTCCCGCGGTCTATCCGTGGGAAGGCGGAATTGCCTGGTATTACACGGCGGCAAACGCGCCCTTCACCGGCCCGCTCTTCAGCACCTTCATTGCGCCGCCCGCCGGTCTTCTGGCGCTGGATCAGGCAACGCGCGGCGTTTTTGCACCCAATTCCAGGCCCGCCGATTATGTGGAGGCGACGCATGCCGTGGCAGCCCTGCGGCCCAAGGCTTTCCGGCACAATGCCCAAGAGGTCGCGGCCCTCAACGAATGGGCGCGTGGAGCTTCGTCGGACTATCGGCGCATCAAGGCGCCGACTGTCATCATAACGGGTGATACGGACACCATCGTCTCACCAGAGGTACATTCCCGTCACCTCGCCAGAGATATTCGCGGATCCACTTTGATCGTCGTGCACAATCTCGGGCATAAATCCGACTATGTCGCCAGCGACCTTGCCATCGCCGCCATCGAAAAAGTGGCCGGCCGACCGTCGGATCTCAAGACGGCGCAAAGAGCGGTCGAGCGACGCATCGAGAATGATCGCGGATCATAA